DNA from Hippoglossus hippoglossus isolate fHipHip1 chromosome 13, fHipHip1.pri, whole genome shotgun sequence:
gagactggccaataaaaagaagagattgatatgggcaaaagaacacagacagcttgaccgtatggtacgcaagaagtgcccatcaagccaatccaacttgtgggaggtgcttcaggaagcgtggggtgaaatttctacagattacctcaacaaattaacagctagaatgccaaaggtctgcaatgctgtaattgctgcaaatggagcattttttgacgaaagcaaagtttgaagaacaaaattaatatttcaaataaaaatcattatttctaaccttgtcaatgtcttgactatattttctattcattttgcaactcatttgataaataaaagtgtgagttttcatggaaaacacgaaattgtctgggtgaccccaaacttttgaacggtagtgtatgtacagtatatatgtgcttttttcaaaaagtgtgtgtttttgtgttatagattctgtcagtacatttccatagatatgttccctgcactaatagtttgttttaatggtgtagttcatttgtgcatcgctccagagaacgaagttgccctgtgaacttcaggaagccataatgaaatgggagaagttaaagcctccggagccagatgatcccatgtgctgctgcgagtgtgatatctaccagtacggatgctgctgtgactgtgaagatctggacgaggcctttaacaggttagaagaagtatgacctttaatgagacacaaaagggtcacaaggtgatttacagacatcaaatacaatttagatgcaattctcaatatcatattttagccataattgttccaaaagctaaaaaaagtacttgttagaataaaaccatgtaaataaccatgcatggtgattatgacagatgagtgacagcatcagttgcagcaggtcagtttacagcaccacaggaaacattgcacatggGAGATTTTTTGTGAACAAGCTCAGCTAAAATATCCTTTGGGATAATGGGGGTCACATATCTCTGACTCGGTTATTTTGGGCATCAAGGACTCAAAGGTTTTGGAATCCCTGCTTTAGTACAATAAACTTCAGGCCGAGTGAAGAAATGTCCCAGGGCCTCAGATCCTTCTGAGACTTCATGACTTCATGTtgcaatgtatttaatcataaattcattttattttatccatttatttatctttttacagtttatttaaaaccaaacacgtgtgacatcacaccaaagcacaatattaaaattacagGGTCTGACCCttctaataagaaaacaacatgtgatttttCCTCATATCATCTTATTAGTTTGATCAATGAAAGTGTATTAGCATCATtcctaattaagtttttttattttcaggtgTTTGTAACtctgcctgaatgtgtgtgCTGCAGGTGGCTGAGACACAAACCCCCTCACAGCGGATGTCACTCTCCTGTTCTCGGGGCCCTGATTGACAACCTGGAGATCTCCATGATCCcggccctggtgctgctgcctctgctgctccgggCCGCAGCGCTGCACCACCTGCTGGGCATCATCATCCTGACAGCTCTGCCCAGCCTGGTCCTCTGGTACTACTACGCCACGCACCGCAAGAGGAGAcgcaccctcttcttccttaCTCTGGCGCTGTTCTACATGTATGACCATCACAGAGATTCTACCGCGTGGGGACGTCAGccatctgcagctgtgcactgtgACTGCTGGGATGATCCTCACCATCGGATCTCTCATTCACACCAAGAGAGGCCCAGGGTTTCACACCACCTCCTATCACAGCCAGAGTGAGGAGGTTAACAAGGACTCTACACATCTTAATGGATCCATCCAAtcagcggcctcctcctcctctcctcctgccctgacagaaaagtggagcagatgctctgtgtgcaaaacaatgcGACCCCCGCGGGCCGGACGCTGTCGAACTTGTGGATCCTGCGTCAAGCGTCTGGACCACCACTGTGTGTGGTGGGTTGGATTTGATATTATAACATCTTTATACTTCTTTGAATTGTACATTCACACCACatcatgaaagtgaatattgaattatgacagattagatAACTGCCCAGTAATTACACAACAACGTTCATGTCTTAAGCAAAGACTCCTACTGTACCCACTGGTTTCCTCAgggccgtgc
Protein-coding regions in this window:
- the LOC117773133 gene encoding LOW QUALITY PROTEIN: palmitoyltransferase ZDHHC23-like (The sequence of the model RefSeq protein was modified relative to this genomic sequence to represent the inferred CDS: inserted 2 bases in 1 codon); this translates as MKWEKLKPPEPDDPMCCCECDIYQYGCCCDCEDLDEAFNRWLRHKPPHSGCHSPVLGALIDNLEISMIPALVLLPLLLRAAALHHLLGIIILTALPSLVLWYYYATHRKRRRTLFFLTLALFYMYXTITEILPRGDVSHLQLCTVTAGMILTIGSLIHTKRGPGFHTTSYHSQSEEVNKDSTHLNGSIQSAASSSSPPALTEKWSRCSVCKTMRPPRAGRCRTCGSCVKRLDHHCVWINSCVGQANHRSFLLTLLVFVLTSLYGISLVLCSICPRQYVMTALFYCPDVYSQSRYNNSDVTRRDVK